Proteins encoded in a region of the Leishmania panamensis strain MHOM/PA/94/PSC-1 chromosome 15 sequence genome:
- a CDS encoding hypothetical protein (TriTrypDB/GeneDB-style sysID: LpmP.15.0790), translated as MALSASPSPSAAVARLSQIPTRATAATNAFVTSVGVHPIEPIQVVGLSSGEVCLYTAKTDTLSWFVEMNAARQAQLRVDTVTGSTTLRSSGSKANGGGAGIRPGALPPPEYPTKVLCFSTRAGCSIVHCGFLRGREEDLLREVVQRLQPSSSSSVARYLLYVITSANDVYVVDAKTEVVFLHWAGGDSASGCGSSSSASSASPLNSKFIITQAETYGALIYLTVARRSAVKAATEQAASRYCQLFSGDELERKMYQRCNEPAVYVLHLGCTSPLAAPTSKGLLAGGGAYVLKAAPKERPHQTSAHQGGSAASANTGAVALSIRAHPLAPLLLLLLNESEVQVYAIDGDGGEVTPKKAQLIVSAAPSPSRSSVRSAKSQQLQPIIDAQFAPSAAVLVPCDGASHSSSSRKWICRNVQILLVTPTRLRLLCTRAAAATVGVSSADVGGIIATDRAFYTSPLTSAATSSPAVAASRVTFVRVWTWLGSPDTFFALQSDRVLVELSCNDFISASMKVLSVRSRRLLPPHTVTWLASGSFVEDAGNSASVKNWRITPSSPAMNRVDGCVTAADGGRAAGLSCVQWPDVLPLWECSAILNGAFAPFLPATHSEDPHTLIFSRLTGLIRGSADTGGEEAKAESDAGDDTSAGSDVFHLSLLADTDTVSSRCICVRLCLTPKPSLTSISTAARPGRTLHPNQESVNVSVARLLCNSTGPLLLGLEHGFYFVGSRTESAYADYPFLIAGLLYLDSLVESEVSGDCAGRAARLRAAMVCLPADKHALRRLYKLARQSPEGDKQGNLAGIAVAPTSELKRAVLQAVQRTQIHPLPVPQLDFEGCRSSSAPLAKQLLGCAFQLSNDGVVPCVWSLWAPLPEAALTSSSKPAATAPPSHQQPVQLIMQSYYVAADTQELRWRPPELVYMDDLLVANPSQVFTLSSVLANASTSVSWTSAAAAVPPPYKSVEDILLDVDPAVVTRLFLYYADRKVLVLATVERGSRSRNRTEAGGVMDDMYNFASRATNGRFMGGKLFTGGQDDAVGENRQHLCLIPHAAAEMNQWKADNTAESLSCSLLASVQLSAVMVSDHGDPALQVAVVSRRFGVALAVFPLPGRRGVARVSASLLPVQVHLCRRWDELLCVKPAVNTQLEESEGGRSDASAIGGGIPNSVSTSPLVRRYRAWVDTVTHSASTYASVLLALWVWSPAWPGEDEVKGEKATSAAAAASPVLLLQRGLALYVLHVRGAAVQMCASLPHCSPLQVVPCTSTVAAGGRRELYLQHSTHLSLVARSRLLRQLQLQYTRYSSAPIPASAAKGGKAKWFKKFVHHARSSTAARLRLKEQPHIVEWLQRVYAPAVSDLAYESPSQSSGSAESTQMSAVLGQLTGTGTTHIGSVLHVNVTHLLRLATLAVEALVASQAMQQLVVSAGTLTASLQQNLQHITTVLERNNDGDDDDDGVAEPRTLRGSWAVAEALARLPLACVTWALSQEAVHAAAQAAAPSNVAREGVRDPSRQSCASAVRRWWWLVMRSSSLVLAVNRAHAEEAHRALNHVLDVIPVNSAFLQPMSMAAGASSPPTLRRDNRDEAEAVGAVTQALLLCSPKLMPHSVPQLLQFSDGSSASVSSLLQQQQKRLHAAVAAALETLGAKDSEAGADETAPLASLFSTVGMDGVHWTHAVYYTNLLGHLRHLASPEAAMEMPVREFASQCIKSADDAVESAAAAMLEVATEIVGVLLGDVVDVSAASRSRMATAVAQSMCKRHQALQQRHTGVSKGAAGRSPGATDGPPMEEDAYFLEHIPVDKLRHSLYESQWRDLYGTFAYPTRYFFRSTMRVRTGKPEESAVVTAAPLHYTAADLPYQVLYDSHNTAAMQRIQTPHADPNAPGAMAATSGLNDGHRRVMNVLLTEQSAASGSAAVAPQAVELLPTSSTPRFSLELGGEQHSGSTQQQSTPLSSRTAIAKEEDALHVAYRDAFAAEDEKEAQARAQQQQWSNSAGYNLHNDPLLQEFKAWLNAQGTEETVSASTTQRRKQQDDERQWVPSPSAFASSTRRVARDHGDPAAPGITTGSAGATEVEPVSARLYDPEPTQQELFTRFMSDD; from the coding sequence ATGGCGCTCTCCGCATCTCCCTCaccgtcggcagcggtggcgcgcctCTCGCAAATTCCGacccgcgccaccgctgctaccAATGCCTTCGTCACCAGTGTTGGCGTGCACCCCATTGAGCCCATTCAAGTGGTCGGCCTCAGCTCCGGCGAGGTCTGCCTCTACACTGCCAAGACCGACACCCTCTCGTGGTTTGTGGAAATGAATGCCGCACGGCAGGCCCAGCTCCGTGTGGACACCGTCACGGGCTCCACAACgctgagaagcagcggcagtaaAGCgaatggcggcggtgctggtaTTCGACCCGGGGCGCTCCCCCCACCTGAGTACCCCACGAAAGTTCTGTGTTTCAGCACGAGGGCGGGCTGCTCCATCGTGCACTGCGGCTTCCTGCGCGGGCGTGAAGAGGATCTCCTGCGTGAGGtagtgcagcggctgcagccgtcctcgtcgtcgtcggttGCTCGGTATCTTCTCTACGTCATCACTAGTGCCAATGACGTGTACGTGGTGGATGCCAAAACAGAAGTCGTTTTCTTGCACTGGGCCGGTGGTGACTCcgccagcggctgcggcagctcgtCCTCCGCGTCTTCTGCTTCACCTCTGAACTCGAAGTTCATCATCACGCAGGCGGAGACGTACGGGGCGTTGATTTACCTGACAGTGGCACGTCGTAGCGCTGTGAAGGCCGCTACCGAGCAGGCGGCGAGTCGTTATTGCCAGCTCTTCAGCGGCGATGAACTGGAGCGAAAGATGTACCAGCGTTGCAACGAGCCGGCTGTCTATGTGCTTCATCTTGGTTGCACAAGTCCGCTGGCAGCGCCTACTTCCAAGGGACTcctcgccggcggtggcgcctaCGTGCTCAAAGCGGCGCCAAAGGAAAGGCCACACCAGACAAGCGCGCATCaaggcggcagtgctgcatcGGCAAATACcggtgcggtggcgctgagcATTCGCGCCCATCCcttggcgccgctgctgctgctgctgctgaacgaGTCGGAGGTGCAGGTGTACGCTatcgacggcgacggtgggGAAGTAACCccgaagaaggcgcagctgaTCGTCTCcgccgcaccatcgccatcacgTTCCTCAGTGCGATCAGCAAAatctcagcagctgcagcctaTAATTGACGCACAATTCGctccctccgctgccgtCCTGGTGCCGTGCGACGGCGCCAGTCACTCGTCCTCCTCACGCAAGTGGATCTGCCGCAATGTGCAAATCCTTCTCGTGACCCCGACGCGGCTGCGCCTCCTGTGCACgcgggccgccgccgccacggtaGGCGTGAGCAGCGCGGACGTTGGCGGCATCATAGCCACGGATCGTGCCTTCTACACCTCGCCGCTcacatccgcagcgacgtCCTCGCCAGCGGTAGCGGCCTCACGCGTCAcatttgtgcgtgtgtggacgTGGCTGGGGTCTCCTGACACCTTTTTTGCTCTACAGAGCGACCGGGTGCTCGTGGAGTTGTCGTGCAATGACTTCATCTCGGCCAGCATGAAGGTGCTATCAGTGCGCagtcgccgcctccttccaCCACACACGGTGACGTGGCTGGCCAGTGGCAGCTTCGTGGAGGACGCGGGGAACTCAGCAAGCGTGAAGAACTGGCGGATCACCCCATCCTCACCGGCTATGAACCGCGTAGATGGCTGTGTCACAGCTGCTGATGGTGGTCGTGCTGCGGGGCTGTCCTGTGTGCAGTGGCCCgatgtgctgccgctgtgggaATGCAGTGCCATACTGAACGGCGCCTTTGCCCCCTTCCTACCGGCCACTCACAGTGAGGACCCGCACACGCTGATCTTCTCCCGCCTCACAGGGCTCATtcgaggcagcgctgatacaggtggagaagaggcgaaggcagAGTCAGACGCTGGGGACGACACCAGCGCAGGCAGCGACGTCTTTCACCTCTCGCTGCTGGCAGACACCGACACTGTCAGCAGTCGTTGCATCTGCGTCCGTCTGTGCCTGACCCCGAAGCCTTCGCTCACGTCCATATCCACAGCTGCCCGACCGGGTCGGACGCTGCATCCGAACCAGGAGAGCGTGAATGTGAGCGTTGCTCGACTTCTGTGCAACTCCACCGGACCGTTGCTCTTGGGGCTTGAGCACGGCTTCTACTTTGTCGGCAGCCGCACCGAGAGCGCCTATGCGGATTATCCCTTCCTCATCGCCGGTCTGCTTTATCTTGACAGCCTCGTAGAGAGTGAGGTCAGCGGTGACTGCGCCGGCCGCGCGGCGCGCCTGCGTGCTGCCATGGTATGCCTGCCTGCAGACAAACATGCCCTGCGTCGACTGTACAAGCTAGCACGCCAAAGCCCAGAGGGCGACAAGCAGGGCAACCTCGCAGGCATCGCCGTCGCGCCAACCAGCGAGCTCAAGCGCGCCGTCCTGcaagcggtgcagcgcacgcAGATTCACCCGCTGCCTGTACCTCAGCTCGATTTCGAGGGGTGCCGGTCGTCGTCTGCCCCGCTcgcgaagcagctgctgggctGCGCCTTCCAGCTAAGCAACGACGGCGTGGtcccgtgtgtgtggagcCTGTGGGCACCGCTACCAGAGGCGGCCTTAACGTCGTCCTCGAAGCCtgccgcgacggcgccaccgtcacACCAGCAGCCGGTGCAGCTCATCATGCAGTCTTACTACGTTGCCGCGGACacgcaggagctgcgctggcggccgCCTGAGTTGGTGTATATGGACGACCTGCTGGTCGCAAACCCATCTCAAGTCTTTACCCTCAGCAGTGTTTTGGCGAACGCGTCCACTAGTGTCTCATGGACgtccgccgcagcagcggtacctCCACCATACAAATCCGTCGAGGACATCCTCCTCGACGTCGACCCTGCCGTGGTGACGCGGCTGTTCCTGTACTACGCTGACCGCAAGGTATTGGTGCTCGCCACGGtcgagagaggcagcagaagTCGCAACCGCACCGAGGCAGGCGGCGTGATGGACGACATGTACAACTTCGCCAGCCGCGCCACCAACGGACGATTCATGGGAGGGAAGCTCTTCACAGGTGGGCAAGACGACGCTGTCGGTGAGAATCGACAGCATCTCTGCCTGATACCgcacgccgcggcggagaTGAATCAATGGAAGGCGGACAATACCGCCGAGTCCCTGAGCTGCTCGCTGCTGGCGTCCGTGCAGCTGAGCGCGGTAATGGTGAGCGACCATGGTGATCCTGCCCTGCAGGTCGCAGTCGTGTCGCGCCGCTTTGGCGTGGCACTGGCGGTGTTCCCGCTGCCAGGACGCCGTGGTGTCGCCCGCGTGTCGGCGTCACTTCTGCCGGTGCAAGTGCATCTATGCCGCCGCTGGGATGAGCTGCTGTGCGTGAAGCCCGCGGTAAACACCCAGCTGGAGGAAAGCGAAGGCGGCCGGAGCGACGCCAGTGCCATCGGAGGAGGAATCCCTAACTCGGTGTCGACATCCCCTCTGGTGCGCCGGTATAGAGCTTGGGTGGACACGGTGACACACTCGGCGTCGACGTACGCCTCGGTGCTGCTAGCACTGTGGGTGTGGTCACCGGCGTGGCCAGGGGAAGACGAGGTGAAGGGCGAGAAAGccacttcagcagctgcagcagcgagcccagtgctccttctccagcgtgGGCTTGCGCTCTACGTGCTGCACgtccgtggcgctgctgtgcaaATGTGCGCCTCCCTGCCGCACTGCTCACCCCTGCAAGTGGTGCCCTGCACatcgacggtggcggcaggtGGAAGGAGGGAACTCTATCTCCAGCATAGCACCCACCTCTCTTTGGTTGCACGTAGCCGACtactgcggcagctgcagctgcaatACACCCggtacagcagcgcgcccATCCCCGCGTCAGCAGCAAAAGGCGGCAAAGCGAAGTGGTTCAAGAAGTTCGTGCACCACGCACggtccagcaccgctgcgcgaCTGCGACTGAAGGAGCAGCCGCACATAGTGgagtggctgcagcgcgtctACGCCCCGGCGGTAAGCGACCTCGCCTACGAGTCCCCTTCCCAGTCTTCGGGCTCTGCGGAATCGACGCAGATGAGCGCGGTGCTGGGGCAGCTGACAGGTACCGGCACCACGCACATCGGTAGCGTGCTCCACGTGAACGTGACTCATTTGCTTCGCCTGGCGACACTTGCGGTAGAGGCGCTGGTGGCCAGTCAAGCCATGCAACAGCTCGTCGTCTCTGCAGGAACGCTGACTgcctcgctgcagcagaaCCTGCAGCACATCACAACCGTCTTGGAGCGTAACAACGatggagacgacgacgacgacggtgtaGCCGAGCCGAGGACTTTGCGGGGCAGCTGGGCTGTGGCGGAGGCACTGGCTCGACTGCCGCTGGCCTGTGTGACCTGGGCTCTGTCCCAGGAAGCcgtgcacgctgctgcacaagccgcggcgccgtctaACGTAGCGCGCGAAGGGGTGCGGGACCCGTCGCGGCAGAGTTGCGCGTCAGCGgtacggcggtggtggtggctcgTGATGCGCTCCAGCTCCCTGGTCTTGGCTGTGAATAgggcacacgcagaggaaGCGCATCGAGCGCTGAATCATGTCCTCGATGTAATCCCTGTCAACTCTGCGTTTCTACAGCCTATGTCGATGGCTGCCGGTGCCTCTTCGCCACCAACGTTGCGCAGAGATAACCGTgatgaggcagaggcagtggGTGCTGTGACACAGGCACTCCTACTGTGCTCGCCGAAGCTTATGCCGCACAgcgtgccgcagctcctgcaattcagcgatggcagcagcgcctctgtatcatcgctgctgcagcagcagcaaaaacGTCTCCATGCggccgtggcagcagcgcttgaAACGCTCGGCGCCAAGGACAGCGAGGCGGGTGCCGATGAAACGGCTCCTCTcgcctcgctcttctcgaCGGTCGGCATGGATGGCGTGCACTGGACGCACGCGGTGTACTACACAAATCTACTTGGACATCTGCGTCACCTCGCGTCACCggaggcggcgatggagaTGCCTGTGCGTGAGTTCGCGTCACAGTGCATCAAGAGCGCCGACGACGCTGTggagagcgctgccgcagcgatgcTCGAAGTCGCCACTGAGATCGTCGGGGTTTTGCTTGGTGACGTGGTCGATGTctcggcggcgtcgcgctcGCGTATGGCGACGGCCGTGGCGCAGAGCATGTGCAAAAGACAtcaagcgctgcagcagcgtcacacTGGGGTGTCGAAGGGAGCCGCTGGTCGCAGCCCTGGGGCAACGGACGGGCCGCCGATGGAGGAAGACGCGTACTTCCTCGAGCACATTCCAGTGGATAAGCTGCGGCACTCCCTCTACGAGTCCCAGTGGCGAGACTTGTATGGTACCTTTGCATACCCAACCCGCTACTTCTTTCGCTCAACCATGAGGGTCCGTACAGGGAAGCCGGAAGAGTCCGCCGTcgtgacagcagcgccgctgcactacACTGCGGCTGATCTACCGTATCAAGTGCTTTACGATTCACACAATACAGCAGCCATGCAGAGGATACAAACGCCACACGCAGACCCGAATGCGCCTGGCGCTATGGCGGCTACCAGCGGCCTCAATGATGGGCACAGACGCGTGATGAATGTGCTCCTGACAGAGCAGTCGGCGGCTAGTGGCAGTGCCGCGGTGGCTCCTCAGGCCGTGGAGCTGCTACCCACGTCATCCACACCCAGGTTTTCGCTGGAGCTCggtggagagcagcacagcggcagtacacagcagcagtccaCTCCGCTGTCCTCCCGAACCGCAATCGCCAAGGAAGAGGACGCCCTACACGTGGCATACCGCGACGCCTT